The Tenacibaculum jejuense genome includes a window with the following:
- a CDS encoding alpha-ketoacid dehydrogenase subunit alpha/beta, producing MTVKVAVPNSQQISFEDFKKEVLNDYRIAKMSRECSLLGRREVLTGKAKFGIFGDGKEVPQLALAKAFKNGDFRSGYYRDQTFMMAIGELSAQQFFAGLYAHTDIVQEPMSAGRQMGGHFATHSIDENGKWKNLTQQKNSSSDISPTAGQMPRLLGLAQASKIYRNVKGLEGFTNFSNEGNEVAWGTIGNASTSEGLFFEAINAAGVLQVPMVMSVWDDEYGISVHAKHQTTKESISEILKGFQRENESNGYEIFVVNGWDYVKLVDVYNKAGEIAREKHVPVLIHVKELTQPQGHSTSGSHERYKSKERLQWEQEFDCIAKMRAWILDFELTDESGNVLRFVENEEELTSLDKEIKREVSTAKRNAWSAFVNEIKAELSNATKILERVAAKSKNGSFITKYKNDLEALIEPIRKDILVACRKTLQLIVDENFPEKVELQNFIKERIDDAANKYSTHLYSETEKSTVKVKKVEPTYDAEKKMVDARIIMRDNFEAIFNKYPETLVFGEDSGYIGDVNQGLEGLQEKFGELRVSDTGIREATILGQGIGMAMRGLRPIAEIQYLDYLLYALQIMSDDLATLRYRTYGKQKAPLIIRTRGHRLEGIWHAGSPMGGIINNVRGIHVLVPRNMTKAAGFYNTALEGDDPTLIIECLNGYRLKEALPNNLGEFKTPIGVVETIKEGTDMTVISYGSTLRLVEEAAKDLAQVGISIEIIDAQSLLPFDINHDTVKSLAKTNRLLVVDEDVPGGASAYLLQEIVENQNGYVHLDSKPQTLTAKAHRPAYGTDGDYFSKPSVEDIFEKVYEIMHEANPTKFKSLY from the coding sequence ATGACTGTAAAAGTAGCTGTACCAAACTCACAACAGATATCATTCGAAGATTTTAAAAAAGAAGTATTAAATGATTATCGAATCGCCAAAATGAGTCGAGAATGCAGTTTACTCGGTCGACGAGAAGTATTAACCGGAAAAGCTAAATTCGGAATTTTTGGTGATGGTAAAGAAGTACCTCAACTTGCTCTAGCTAAAGCTTTTAAAAATGGAGATTTTAGATCGGGGTATTATCGTGATCAAACTTTCATGATGGCCATTGGAGAATTAAGCGCTCAACAATTTTTTGCTGGTTTATACGCTCATACAGATATTGTTCAAGAACCAATGTCTGCTGGTCGTCAAATGGGTGGACACTTTGCTACGCATTCTATAGATGAAAATGGAAAGTGGAAAAACTTAACACAACAAAAAAATTCATCTTCAGATATTTCTCCAACTGCAGGACAAATGCCTAGATTATTAGGATTGGCACAAGCTTCGAAAATTTATAGAAATGTAAAAGGACTTGAAGGATTTACTAATTTTTCTAATGAAGGAAATGAAGTAGCATGGGGAACAATAGGTAATGCAAGTACCAGTGAAGGTTTATTCTTTGAAGCAATTAATGCTGCTGGAGTTTTACAAGTACCAATGGTAATGAGTGTTTGGGATGATGAATATGGAATTTCTGTTCACGCTAAACATCAAACAACTAAAGAAAGTATCTCTGAAATTTTAAAAGGTTTCCAAAGAGAAAATGAAAGTAACGGATATGAAATTTTCGTTGTTAATGGTTGGGATTATGTAAAGTTGGTAGATGTATACAACAAAGCTGGAGAAATTGCTAGAGAAAAGCACGTTCCTGTTTTAATACATGTAAAAGAGTTAACACAACCTCAAGGACATTCTACTTCTGGTTCTCACGAAAGATATAAATCCAAAGAACGTTTGCAATGGGAACAAGAATTCGATTGTATTGCTAAAATGAGAGCTTGGATATTAGACTTTGAACTTACAGACGAGTCTGGTAATGTCTTACGTTTTGTTGAAAATGAAGAAGAACTTACTAGTTTAGATAAAGAAATTAAAAGAGAAGTAAGTACAGCTAAGCGTAATGCTTGGAGTGCTTTTGTAAATGAAATAAAAGCTGAATTAAGTAACGCTACTAAAATTTTAGAAAGGGTTGCAGCTAAAAGTAAAAATGGTTCTTTTATTACTAAATATAAAAATGATTTAGAAGCTTTAATTGAGCCAATTAGAAAAGATATTTTAGTTGCTTGTAGAAAAACACTACAACTAATTGTTGACGAAAATTTCCCTGAAAAAGTTGAATTACAAAACTTTATTAAGGAAAGAATTGACGATGCAGCAAACAAATATTCTACACACTTATACAGTGAAACTGAAAAATCTACAGTTAAAGTTAAGAAAGTTGAACCAACTTACGACGCTGAAAAGAAAATGGTAGATGCACGTATTATTATGCGTGATAATTTTGAAGCTATTTTTAATAAATATCCAGAAACTTTAGTGTTTGGTGAAGACTCAGGATATATCGGAGATGTAAATCAAGGTTTAGAAGGTTTACAAGAAAAATTCGGTGAATTAAGAGTATCTGATACTGGAATTAGAGAAGCTACAATATTAGGTCAAGGAATTGGAATGGCAATGCGTGGATTACGTCCTATTGCTGAAATTCAATACTTAGATTATTTATTGTATGCTTTACAAATAATGAGTGACGATTTAGCAACACTTCGTTACAGAACTTACGGAAAGCAAAAAGCTCCTTTAATTATTAGAACTCGTGGTCACCGTTTAGAAGGTATTTGGCATGCTGGTTCTCCGATGGGAGGAATTATTAATAATGTTCGTGGTATTCATGTATTAGTTCCTAGAAATATGACTAAAGCTGCTGGTTTCTATAACACTGCTTTAGAAGGAGATGATCCTACTTTAATCATAGAATGTCTAAATGGATATCGTTTAAAAGAAGCGTTACCAAATAACTTAGGTGAGTTTAAAACTCCAATTGGTGTTGTGGAAACAATTAAAGAAGGAACAGATATGACTGTTATTTCTTATGGTTCTACGTTAAGATTGGTAGAAGAAGCTGCTAAAGATTTAGCTCAAGTTGGTATTAGTATTGAAATTATTGATGCACAGAGTTTACTACCTTTTGATATTAATCATGATACTGTAAAATCTCTAGCGAAAACAAATCGTTTATTAGTTGTAGACGAAGATGTTCCTGGTGGTGCTTCTGCTTATTTACTACAAGAAATTGTAGAAAACCAAAACGGGTATGTACACTTAGATAGTAAACCTCAAACGTTAACAGCTAAGGCACATAGACCAGCTTATGGTACAGATGGAGATTACTTCTCTAAACCTTCAGTAGAAGATATCTTCGAAAAGGTTTATGAAATTATGCATGAAGCAAACCCTACAAAATTTAAAAGTTTATACTAA
- a CDS encoding gluzincin family metallopeptidase translates to MIKKTLHIILFLFSCSILAQENSIHISASLDTIHHTLSIQQEITYINTTHEDLNKIYLHNWGNSFKNNYTPLGKRLVKDYKKDFYFSEENERGFSNVEKITSNHEELDYQEVPKRNDIIEIQLNKILPPQDTITLSAKYTVKLPKAKYTGYGRTGDGYHLRFWYLVPAVYHNGWELMSNLNMDDLYEDVANYSLEIDIPKKLNLESNLYQYKTEKEKLNHYYLVGNKKKDIILSISKRKKFRVFKTKTSQIKTDIFDKRIDLILANEIVNKQIAFIEEFIGTHPHTEILVDGNTVNKNSLRDIYGIPNWLRPYPENFKWEIRFFKALTSKYIEDVLILNNRKDYWLTDGIETYLMMEYINKYYPDITVFGRFSKIWGFKKYNLAKLKQNDKQAFFYQFSARRFFDQALTTRADSLSNFNRKVVNPYKAGLGFKYLQDFLNKDILKNSLKEFYKDQSLQLTNSKAFEKILQRNSDKDLDWFFGDYIRTNKKIDYKIKRIKQLKSEDSLAVTIKNKRNISAPVSLYGIKNDSIKFKTWITDVDSTKTIKIKDNDFDKLALNYEQIYPEYNSLNNYKKPNNAIISKPIQFRFLKDIEDPNFNQIFFNPNVKFNLYDGVILGVNFNNRAIIRHNFDFNITPNYAFRSKNITGSFSLGYDHFFEKSKIYKIRYGIRGSNFHYAPELSYNIFSPFVNIQFRRNTLRDVGTKFLLSRIIYVDREINPVDTEIESDKYRILNFRYVYSKPDVIRRFQYAVNGEFGDNFTKFSTDIRYLKFFTEKRSFNLRFFGGFFLYNNSDGNFFSFGLNRSSDYLFEQNLFGRSESSGLFSQQFVVSDGGFKSFFKERSFANQLMMSANTSVSVWRWAEVYNDFAMLKSKNSKARFFYENGIRLNFVPNIFEFYFPIYTNEGFEINQRAYPTKIRFVITTSLDRIYNFLRRGLL, encoded by the coding sequence TTGATCAAAAAAACACTACATATTATCCTTTTTTTATTTTCTTGTTCAATATTAGCTCAAGAAAATTCTATACATATTTCTGCTAGTTTAGATACAATTCACCATACTCTCTCTATTCAACAAGAAATTACTTATATAAACACTACTCATGAAGATTTAAACAAAATTTACTTGCATAATTGGGGAAATAGCTTTAAAAATAATTATACTCCATTAGGAAAAAGATTAGTAAAAGATTATAAGAAAGATTTTTATTTCTCTGAAGAGAATGAACGTGGTTTTTCAAATGTTGAGAAGATTACTTCTAACCATGAAGAGTTAGATTATCAAGAAGTCCCTAAAAGAAATGACATTATTGAAATTCAGCTAAATAAAATACTACCGCCTCAAGATACAATTACTTTATCAGCAAAATATACTGTAAAACTTCCCAAAGCAAAATATACTGGATATGGTAGAACTGGAGATGGATATCATCTGCGGTTTTGGTATTTAGTTCCTGCTGTGTATCATAATGGCTGGGAATTAATGAGTAACTTAAACATGGATGATTTATATGAAGATGTTGCAAACTATTCTCTAGAAATCGATATTCCTAAAAAATTAAACTTAGAAAGTAACTTATACCAATACAAAACTGAAAAAGAAAAATTAAATCACTATTACTTAGTTGGTAACAAAAAAAAAGACATCATACTCAGTATAAGTAAACGAAAGAAATTTCGTGTATTTAAAACAAAAACTTCACAAATTAAAACTGATATTTTTGATAAACGTATAGATTTAATTTTAGCTAATGAAATTGTAAATAAACAAATTGCTTTTATTGAAGAATTTATAGGTACACATCCACATACTGAAATTTTAGTAGATGGTAATACTGTAAACAAAAACTCACTAAGAGATATTTATGGAATACCTAACTGGTTACGTCCCTATCCTGAAAACTTTAAATGGGAAATACGTTTTTTTAAAGCTTTAACTAGTAAATACATAGAAGATGTACTTATTTTAAATAATCGAAAAGATTATTGGTTAACAGACGGCATAGAAACATATTTAATGATGGAATATATTAATAAGTATTATCCAGATATTACTGTTTTTGGTCGTTTTTCAAAAATATGGGGTTTCAAAAAGTATAATCTTGCCAAACTAAAACAAAATGATAAACAAGCTTTCTTTTACCAGTTTAGTGCTAGACGTTTTTTTGATCAAGCATTAACAACGAGAGCTGATTCTTTATCTAATTTTAATCGAAAAGTAGTAAATCCATACAAAGCTGGCTTAGGATTTAAATATTTACAAGATTTTCTTAATAAAGATATTTTAAAAAATTCATTAAAAGAATTTTATAAAGATCAATCATTACAGTTAACAAATTCTAAAGCGTTTGAGAAAATACTACAACGTAATTCAGATAAAGATTTAGATTGGTTTTTTGGTGATTATATTAGAACAAATAAAAAAATTGATTATAAAATCAAAAGGATCAAACAACTGAAATCTGAAGATTCTTTAGCTGTTACCATAAAAAATAAGCGTAATATAAGTGCTCCTGTTTCCTTATACGGAATTAAAAATGATTCTATAAAATTTAAAACTTGGATTACAGATGTAGATAGTACGAAAACTATTAAAATTAAAGACAATGATTTTGATAAGTTGGCTTTAAATTACGAACAAATTTATCCTGAATACAACTCACTAAATAATTACAAGAAACCTAATAATGCTATAATTAGTAAGCCTATACAATTTCGATTTTTAAAAGACATTGAAGACCCAAATTTCAATCAAATTTTCTTCAATCCTAATGTTAAATTTAACTTATACGATGGAGTTATTTTAGGTGTTAATTTTAATAATAGAGCGATAATTCGTCATAATTTCGATTTCAATATCACACCAAATTATGCATTCCGAAGTAAAAACATAACAGGCTCTTTTTCTTTAGGTTATGATCATTTCTTTGAGAAATCAAAAATTTACAAGATTCGTTATGGAATTAGAGGTAGTAATTTTCATTATGCTCCAGAATTAAGTTATAATATTTTTTCTCCTTTTGTAAACATCCAATTTAGACGAAACACGTTAAGAGATGTTGGGACTAAATTCTTGTTATCTAGGATAATATATGTAGATCGGGAAATAAACCCTGTCGATACTGAAATAGAAAGTGATAAATATAGAATTCTAAATTTCAGATATGTATACAGTAAGCCTGATGTTATTCGTAGATTTCAATATGCCGTAAATGGTGAATTTGGAGATAACTTCACAAAGTTTTCTACAGATATTCGTTATTTAAAATTTTTCACAGAAAAGAGAAGTTTCAATTTAAGATTCTTTGGTGGCTTTTTCTTGTATAATAATTCTGATGGTAACTTTTTTAGTTTTGGTTTAAATCGTAGCTCAGATTATTTATTCGAACAAAATTTATTTGGAAGATCAGAAAGCTCGGGATTATTTAGTCAACAATTTGTGGTTTCAGACGGAGGTTTTAAATCCTTTTTTAAAGAACGATCTTTTGCTAATCAGTTAATGATGTCTGCTAACACAAGTGTTAGTGTGTGGAGATGGGCAGAAGTTTATAATGATTTTGCTATGCTGAAAAGTAAAAACTCAAAAGCTCGATTTTTCTATGAAAACGGAATTCGTTTAAACTTTGTCCCAAATATTTTTGAATTCTACTTCCCTATTTACACTAACGAAGGTTTTGAAATTAATCAAAGAGCATATCCTACTAAGATTCGTTTTGTGATCACTACTAGTTTAGATCGTATTTATAACTTTTTACGCCGTGGTTTATTATAG
- a CDS encoding LOG family protein translates to MTNDDRKIREKLQQKTWNEIKTNDSWAIFKIMAEFVDGYERLSKIGPCVSIFGSARTKPDHKYYKLAEEVAYQLTQSGFGVITGGGPGIMEAGNKGANRGKGTSVGLNIELPFEQHDNPWIDPGKSLDFDYFFVRKVMFVKYSQGFVVMPGGFGTMDELFEAITLIQTHKIGRFPIVLVGKKFWSGLLDWIENTLLEEGNISPGDLKLFRVVDTAEEAVEHFNKFYAKYQLKPNF, encoded by the coding sequence ATGACAAACGACGATAGAAAAATCCGTGAGAAACTTCAACAAAAGACATGGAATGAGATAAAAACTAACGATTCTTGGGCTATTTTTAAAATTATGGCCGAGTTTGTAGATGGATATGAAAGGTTGAGTAAAATCGGACCTTGTGTTTCTATCTTTGGTTCTGCGAGAACTAAACCAGACCATAAATATTATAAATTAGCTGAAGAAGTTGCTTATCAACTAACTCAAAGTGGATTTGGTGTAATTACAGGTGGAGGACCTGGTATTATGGAAGCAGGTAATAAAGGAGCTAATAGAGGAAAAGGAACATCTGTTGGTTTAAATATTGAATTACCTTTCGAACAACACGATAACCCTTGGATTGATCCAGGTAAAAGTTTAGACTTTGATTATTTCTTTGTTCGTAAAGTAATGTTTGTAAAATACTCTCAAGGTTTTGTAGTAATGCCTGGTGGTTTTGGAACTATGGATGAACTTTTTGAAGCTATTACTTTAATTCAAACTCATAAAATTGGACGTTTCCCAATCGTTTTAGTTGGTAAAAAATTCTGGAGTGGTTTATTAGATTGGATTGAAAACACACTTTTAGAAGAAGGAAATATTAGTCCTGGTGATTTAAAATTATTTAGAGTTGTAGATACAGCTGAAGAAGCAGTTGAACACTTCAATAAATTCTATGCTAAATATCAATTAAAACCAAATTTCTAA